In Carassius auratus strain Wakin chromosome 41, ASM336829v1, whole genome shotgun sequence, the DNA window TTGTTGAGTTGAAGTTAAATGCCTGTGTTAAGGTTGTTGGTTACAAGTTAACAGAGGTGTAAATCTAGTTACTGTACTGGAGTGTCTTTTTAGTTTTACTGAGCGTCAAAGACATCAGCAACTTTTACTTTCTACTTCACTGCATTTTTGAATAGGCATCTGTGCACTTTACTCCAATTACACACATGACATCTAGCTTTTTCTGCAGGATTTTATTTCTGctacaaaataagtaaaatacttTATCTCGTGAGTTTTTCTCTTACTCACCCAAACTTGTAAACAAGTCTGTTTTATGGGAATGAGTTCCTTATCAATGAAGTCCAAAACCAGCTCATCCAGTTTTGATTTTGGTGACTTGGatatttttgtttggttttattttaaagtatacttggttatttttaaagagaacattttcagcctacaaatcattaaaataagtatttaacatatatcttaacaaaaaaaaaagtcttactggtgttttttttttttttttttgtctttattggaATAGCTTTGGCGGCTTGGGATTAAGTGTGATCTTGGGATAAATAACGAAGGACTCTTAAATAcaagtaacatttttttatatatatgtgtgtatatctaTGGTGAAAAAAACGTTTTATATGAGTTTGATGTGTATACTACTATACAGATCTATGATTGACAGGTTTACAGCAGCGTATTCCAAGAGTAGcggtcaaaataataaaaaatatatatatatttaattatgtagGGACAGGTTTAAGATATTTATGAAAAAGAGAAGCACAAAGAccaattttatttatgtttaaaaaataaatatctaattaaTTATAAAGACGAGTCGACCGTTATTAGGATCCGCGTTcagtttttaggcgcgaacttcGAGCGCGCGTTCAACTATATTCAGTCAGATATTAAAACCTTTACTTCCGTGTCATCACGCATCTTATTTGGTGAGTTGGATACAGTTACTCTTACTAAGTTGAAAACGcgtatgtttgtatgttttaggACGTTAATATGAACTTTAGGTCAGAATACCAGCGTGTGTTTGTATTCTGAGGCGGATTTGAATCGAGTGGATTCGCGTTATTCGTAACGCGGCGGTGTTGGTTAAAACTCGACATAATTGAGCTAAATCATCGATATTtcgcttttttgttgttgttataaggCCTTTAAGTGAAAAACCCTGATAGTTACTCATCTTATACTGACAGGAAAACAGGTTAATCAGGTGCACCAACCGAAAGAAAACTAAACGATCTTAACCTGGCCTTCAACTTTACAGCTCAGTCATTCTTATGAGCGTCataaaagctgaaatataaataGATTGGTGATGCTGTCATTGAGAAACATGAATCACGTCCTGTTGATAAGACTATAGTGGAATATTAAGGTCACCAATGGGTGCAGtacaaattaaactgaaaataataataatagtgtaaaTTCTGGAATTTGTCAAAGTGGTTAAATGTAGTCTTTCAAACAGTCAAAAAACAAACCAACCTTttagaattaataaattaaatgtattaagagTCTACAATACATAAATGCACATGcatgcacgcaaacacacacacacacacacacacacacacacacacacacatctgtcttGTCAACATGTTTGAATAGTTTTGCAATGTTTTGCTATTGATTTACCAATGAAGATCCAACCCTAAACAACAACTTGCACGGATGACATAAAATCATTCAGTTGCTTGTGCAAGTTGTAGAAGATCTTAATGATTTAAAACCTCTGTGGGAAATCATGTAGATAAAGTCAGAATGTGTGTTCAGGTTAGATGTTTTTGTAGGCCTGTATATCAGTTCATTAACCTCTGCATATTTGGATTAGGCTTATATGATGATTATACAGTGTTATAAAAGCTCTTGGCTTTTTCGTGTTGTTGACAGCAGTGTTTTCTCACTGTTCCTGGAGTTCCACCAACACTGCACATGTTGGACGtgtccctaatcaaacacacctcaaACACATCACACTGTGTACTTTTTAGGACCTCAAGGAACACATCATTTTCTACTGATAAGATATATATTAAGAGCAGAAAGTGGCATTTAATGTTGCATGTGTTGAAACAATTAAGATGATTTACTAGcaattttaaatgacattagAAGTTTGGTTTCCtgagaaactgaaactaaattaaatgtttatgcttCAAATAAAATCCTTAAATTTTAAGAACATGCACCATCATGCATTCATATTCGATTATTATGCATGTATGATATTAAACATTTAGTCGTTTCTAAAACGAGTGCATGGTCATTTGGAGCAGTTGTTTTCTCGTTTCGTTTGTCtggcatgagttttttttttttttttttttttttttttactatcgtGTTGGTGATAAGGTGGTGTCCTCAGTGTCTGTCTCGGACTGTCTCGACCTTCAGTAAACTCGGGCTTATCAAACCCATTTACAACCCGTTATTAAATCACTATGATTCAGACACTGATTCGTGCGATCTATCCCCAGACGTTCTGATCCCGAAGAAGTGCATGTTCACTATAAAAcagcatcatcatcttcatcatcattctGCTGAACTGCACAAGGAATATAGTAAATAACAATGACAATTATATAGAGACCGTATGTTGTTTCTGCCATACTGGTTATTATTTAACATTGGTTTTAAAACCAGAAGAATAATTTacgttaaaaacaaaaatgatggaACTATTTCCTGTAGATAGTCTGCGGAGAACACAATATTCATAATGGAAATGTAAGTGGGATTACTCAAGTAGCTACTTGTTGATTTGATTGAAAGCAATATAGTAATTATCTTATCTGGTTTAGTTCTCTGTGCTAGGCACTGCTGCGATAATAAAGCCGCACATGATCGTGACGCTACTGAAAAACAAGAACActtttttaaattctgaattgATTCCGATTGATGGATGGCATGGCGTTGGTTAATTTCGTTTATCACATTACAGTTTGAGTCACACCCTTGTTTGTgcattaatttacatataattcaagAGTTTAATTGCGTCAGTTTTTCAGTCAGTCAAATGTCAATTTATCTGATTTTCTttagataaatgttttatttgttttctgctGAAAACAAGAAAACAGTAAAAGGCAAACAAAACCAGAAGGTCGATCTCAGGGTTGTTTTTGGGAACGCTCTTTACCGTGGTAAAATCACTGTTATTCTTATTGCTGtcagaaatcacacaaaaaatgGTGTAGAAGCAATTTTATTACTCAGAAATTGGAAATAAATGTACCAAGAAACCGCaaataacatcaaattaaaagtacaattttgaaatatttcaaacttactccaataatttgttttatttagctaCAAGTTGCatcctcaatatatatatatatatatatatatatatatatatatatatatatatattacagtacacCAACAATATTAATGAAACAccaatgtttaataaatattttggatGGTAACATAGTTTTACAGGGACTTTGGATGTGACACATTAAAGTACAGTTTAGATTCAGATCTATGTTTAACAAATTGTAGATTCccaaacagacaaataaacatcCGCTGGTGCATCATCAAACTCACAGTGACTAGGAAAATATTAAAGATATAGTAATACACCACTTACATCGATCGTTAGAACACACAGCTACATTTAAAATGAGAGAAATATAGTATAGATAGTAAATATAATGGAAGAGGAAatctttattatataaataaacttctgCCACATACTTTCAGTCTTTGGATTTTCtctgtttaattatatttttaacctGTTTACCTGTAAGTATATAATTTACTCTGGTTTAAACCTGTGTGAtttactttcttcagtggaacacaaagatattttgaagaactgtgGGACAAAAAACGCAAAGAgctttctcaaaatatcttctttttagcTTTGGAATgatatggtgttttttttttttaatgacattgtttaaatttttgggtgaatgttTGCATAATCTCCAGCTCTGATTTGAGCTGATGAAATAACGTCGTCATCCTTCCCCTCCTCAAGGGTCATTCACCTTTCACCGTTCTGGATTCGTCTGTTTGTAGGTTTATAGGCTCGCCTGTAATGATAGGGACCATATAATGAGTACTTGAGGAGTCCTTGGTCGCTTGGTACGGCCTGGTGTAATGACTCCAGCAGAGATTATATTGCCTCACCTCCAGTATTTCCCTTATACTGTCTTATCTCCGTTTACCCAATTGCTAAACAGTTGTTGTGTTCACAGTAGATGTAGATTGACAGGTCAAGGTTCAGGAGTTCGACCACATGAATGCTTGTTATAAATAGGAGCCGTTTCAGAGACAGATGCGAGTCTCTCACAGCTTTCAGTCTACATGAGGGTTGAGTTCTAGACGATTGCACGTATCTGGTGACGACATGGATTGCGAATGCGACGGTATCGGACAGTCGAACGCCATCCTCTTCAACATCCTCAGCCGAGGCGGGTCGACTCCGAGCGAGCCGAGCTACAAGCGGGTTCCTCAGACGTGCCACTGTGAGAAGCGCAGGACGGTTTGTCTGAAGACTCCCAGCGAGACGTGTCAGGTGGCTTCAGACGTGCTGGTGAAGACCGTGCACTTCATGAAGAGTTTGCCTGCGTTCCAGCAGCTGCCTCCTAAAGACCAGCTGTCTCTGCTGCAGAACTGCTGGGCTCCGCTCTTCATTCTGGGTCTGGCTCAGGACCGGGTTCGCTTCGAGGTCCACGACTCTCCGGCTCCGAGCATGCTGAAGAGAATCCTGCTCAACGGCCGAGAGACGGCGAGCTCCGATCCAGAGCAGCCCACGCTGGCCGGCGCACAGACGCTCAAAGAAGTTCTCAAGAAGTTCTGGAGTCTGGATTTAAGCCCCAAGGAGTACGCTTATCTGAAAGGCACCGTGATCTTCAATCCAGGTACGGTCTCCAAAACCAACATTTTGTTGCACATTAAAACATATGTGGttacaaatattacataaaaaaataaaaaatgtttttaatataaataaattaatattttattaacactGTTTTTCTAACTCAAGtttattaaaatagatttaattatttacaattaatttattccaaagttattaattaaatgtataaattactataattttaataagattgatcatttaaataattatttttgttttacaaaaaaatgcatatatacaaattgtaatttaatctgaatatatatatatatatatatatagatatatatatatagatgtatatgtaaatatatttatttatattaaatgatttaataataaaaaaaaattatatccatttaatgtaataaataattacttttaatatataaatattttattttattaaaatatatttaaaataattaaataaaaaatgccattttaatttagttgtaaaaagattaacattaatttaaataatatatttagaattttctatctatctatttatatttatCCTGTCATTTTTACCAAAAATTTACGCATTTAGCCATATATTTTACGATGCACTCACCTGttactgtatatgtataaatattttattttattaaaatatatttaaaataatttaataaaaaatgccattttaatttagttgtaaaaaaaattacattaatttaaataatatatttagaattttctatctatctatttatatttatctgtcatttttaCCAAAAATGTACGCATTTAGCCATATATTTTCCGATGCACTCACCTGTTATTGTCTCTCTGTAGATGTGCCGGGTCTGAAGGCGTCTCTGTTCATCGAGGGTCTGCAGTATGAAGCTCAGCATGCTCTCAAGGAGGTCCTTGTCCCTCTTCATCCAGAGGATCGAGGGCGCTTTGCCCGAATCCTCCTCACCGCGTCCTCTTTAAAGACCGTCACTCCGAGCCTCATCACAGAGCTCTTCTTTCGGCCGGTCATCGGTCAGGCAGATCTGCTGGACTTGTTGATCGACATGCTTTTCTCGAGGTAGTGACCCAAAGACTCACCGACTGCTTGAATTCCAACTTTCCCAAGAGCTTTATCTTCTCCGGTGTTCATGGGAAAACTGAGGTGCGATCGCTGGATGAAAAGGGTTACGTCTGATATATTTGACAAGTTACAGTCTTCAGCACATCTTTATTGTTTACACAGTTTAATGAAATTACTGCACCTTTGTAATGGTATTTAGGTCACAAGTTTGTGATTTACTGATTGTTGCCCTTTTTTGCACCTACGGGAGGTTCGTGTATTGTCTCTGTGAGAAAGTTAAAGGAAAACATTTGTATGTTCATAAATATACcgcatttaaatcttttttttttttttcacatgttggTGTGACTTGTGTGTTTGTCTTGTACTTCTGtataactgttttataaatactATACTAATTTTATAATCTAAACAATTCTCTCACTGATGTTTTTTCCATACAAGAGAAGCCCGAAAACTATTTAACCAATGTACGCCATCCcccaaaaaagtatttggacatttgaattaaattttaaaaatgtgtaaacgTCATTATCAAAGCAAAGATCAAGGCAAATGTTGTTTTCTGTAGGgaaagatgcacaaacacactaTTATATATAGTTTGAAATGCTAAAACAATAGATCTAGCTATTAGTATAGCTATTGTGATGAAATACACCTGAATATAGTATTTCTTCAGTATATATGTATCCTGTGCACAAATGACTCACCAGAATTGCTAGAAAAGCTTTTTGTTGGCGTTACATGATATTCAGTAATTAGTAAACAAGTATTTCTTTACAACAT includes these proteins:
- the LOC113059414 gene encoding nuclear receptor subfamily 0 group B member 2-like codes for the protein MDCECDGIGQSNAILFNILSRGGSTPSEPSYKRVPQTCHCEKRRTVCLKTPSETCQVASDVLVKTVHFMKSLPAFQQLPPKDQLSLLQNCWAPLFILGLAQDRVRFEVHDSPAPSMLKRILLNGRETASSDPEQPTLAGAQTLKEVLKKFWSLDLSPKEYAYLKGTVIFNPDVPGLKASLFIEGLQYEAQHALKEVLVPLHPEDRGRFARILLTASSLKTVTPSLITELFFRPVIGQADLLDLLIDMLFSR